The genomic interval GTGCAAATATAACCCTGATCTTCATGCTTTGTGAACATTTCTATTTACTGAAACGGGAAGGTTCAAGCCGATATTTGCTTGGTGGGttagtgtttgcattatttaCATGGCCTGCATGCTGAGCCTTGAAGTTGATGTTGTTTCATGTCAATTTATATTTGCTTTAATAAACTCTTTTGTTGGTTTGCAGGGGTATTTTGTGTTCAACtgtaaaaaatgtttgattgtGGTTACAAATCGTATTATATGGATGGCCAGCAAGAGAAGTTTGTCAGGTACCATCTAGGTTTGGACTTGGATGTTCACAAAGGACAAGAGAGTTAAATTTATTCCGATGTCTGATGTTTTGTATTTGGCAGATTTGGCCTTGGATGTTTGTGCAGGActagaaagttaaattttattcagttttttgaattttgatgttATTGAATTGATTTGTCCAGGTTTATGCTGAAGAACCATGGATATTAAATGTTAGCTAGATTAGTGAATTGGTGATCACCTCGGATGCTAAACTTCTAAACTACATTTAATTGAGTTTCATGCTTTCTTTAGTTTGGGAGTGGACCAAGACATCTAGTTTCTTAACTCACTTTGTAATACAGTTTTCAGAATTTCAAGGTTTTTCCCCCTAAAGATAGGAGGGTGGACAAAgtctaaatcaattttttagtcTCCTTCATATCCCAAGATTTTAACTGGAGTGGTCAGGTAAAGAAAATTGCTCGAAAACCATTCAGTCAAGTCCATAGAGTCAAAAATTGGATATTGAATGTTGCCCTCTATTCTAATTTCATGGATAACGCAAATAAGTTGCCTTTCTAGATTGGACACTGTGTATCATGTTACCATAAACTTGCTTTGATGAATTTTcctcatctttattttttatatcctaatatgaatttcagaatttaaacatttaaaggaatctaatttttttttttttttggggttttgtCTTATCACTTTTCTAGGTTGGATGACTTGGACTCTAGATTATCGTCATCTTCTGATACAGGAGTGAGAAGATGTGGATTCAACGTCGAGGGATTAAGTCGAACTGGTCATGCCAGCAATACAACATCTTTCAAGAGAGGAATTAGGAAGGGATCTGAAGGACTTAAGTCAATTGGTCGATCACTTAGATTTGGGGTTTCTAGGGCTGTATTTCCAGAAGATCTTAAGGTGTCAGAAAAGAAGATATTTGATCCTCAGGACAAACTCCTCTTGTTCtgcaataaattatttgtaatatCATGTATTCTGGCAGTATCTGTGGACCCACTATTCTTTTATCTTCCAGTCATCAATGATTCATCAAAGTGTCTTGGTATAGATCGAAAGTTGGCAATTACAGCTACAACATTGCGTACAATTGTTGATGTTTTCTATCTTTTGCACATGGCTCTACAATTTCGAACTGCATTTATTGCCCCATCATCTCGGGTTTTTGGACGGGGTGAACTTGTAATAGATCCTGCACAAATAGCCAAGCGATACATGAGGCGGTATTTCATCATTGATTTTCTAGCTGTGCTCCCCCTACCACAGGTTTAAAACATCAACCTAATGTTTAttaacttcaagtttgtgtgCTTTGTTATTGTCCCGACGCAATTCACTTCAACTTTTTGCTTTGTATTAGTTTCTTGTATTTGCTGTATGTTTGCCtaactcatttttatttttatttttattttgtagtcCTAGATCTACAAGCATGCATGAGCAGTATGCTAGTTTTCTTTATATACTGTAGTCAACTCAGTTTTTCTTATTTGCCTCATTTCTTATTTGGCTTATGGGACTTCAGTTGCTGAAATCAACATTGGTACTTGGTAATCTAAAAGTATATGTAAGGGgatttttagtttcttttagTTTCCTCTGCAGCTATTTACAATATGGACATCTATATTTTGCTGATCTACGCAATCAGTCTTTATTTGTGGAGGAGATGCTTGtctttattatcaattattccACCAAagttcataaattaataaattgatatgcACACTGGATAATAACATTTATagctttttgtttcttcaacCACAAGCAATTAAAAGCATATAATCCATGCATTCTTGGTTATAgcttaaaattgattatttcctTTGTTTAAGTGCCATGTTCTCCTCCACTTCCACACCTTCATCTGTTGGTGAATAACCCATGATTGATGTTATGCTTTATCACTTTAGACTTGCATGTAAATTAGGAAGTCACTGTTTTAAGTCTCTAATATGTTGTGTTTAATGTTTTCTTTCCTTCTTTACTGGAATGTGatatagttttaattttaacagaaaatatcTCTGGAAATTCTTCGCTTCATGCTGCATACTTGTTTATTCACATCCAATGTTGCCATGTAACACATATTCATTGTTAAATTCAGAAGTGTGGTGACAAACAGCCCTTTAGCTTAATGGCATTACTGTAtcatgattttgaattttgtaggATGTCAATAAATGTCTGTTATAGCTTTCTCATTGGCATTCTTTTTCATTGAAAATTGCAGATTGTTGTTTGGAGGTTTCTTCTGAGATCAAATGGTTCAGATGTCCTGGCTACAAAACAggctttatttttcattgttttgttcCAGTATTTCCCCAGATTTTTTCGTATCTTGCCCCTAACATCAGAGCTGAAAAGGACTGCAGGTGTCTTTGCTGAAACTGCTTGGGCTGGTGCTGCATATTACCTGCTGTTATACATGCTTGCCAGTCATGTAAGTCCCTTTTCTTCCAGTTTGGCATCCTTGTCCGATTAGAAAAagcttcttcatttatttatctttgcTCGCTTTTGTGTTCATTTATTGGATGCTGTTTGATGTGATTTTTCTTGCCACTTCAGTTTCTgatgtataaattttattatatattataatttcctTCTATCCTTCTTTTTTGACCTTGGGTTTTAATAACAGACATACAGTTTTGATCTCTGATTAGTGCAGGCGATTCTGCCATCTCTTTAAATCTGTCATCTTTCTGGTTTCCACCGTTTTCTTACatcaaattgtttatttttagcAGATGCCAACATGTATTTTTATCTGAGGggaaaaatttaatgtaattttggaTGATATTTTGCAGGTAGTTGGGGCATTGTGGTACTTATTAGCTCTAGAACGCAATGATACTTGCTGGCGGAAGGCTTGTAGCGTGACTGCAAATTGTACTAAAGATTTTCTGTACTGTGGAAATCAAGATATGACAGGTTATGCTGCCTGGCACGACATCAGCAATACAACACTCGAGTCGAAGTGCTCAGCAGATGAAGATGATCCACCTTTTGATTTTGGTATCTACTCACAGGCATTGTCATCTGGCATAGTTTCATCTAAGAAGTTTTTCTCCAAGTACTGTTACTGTTTGTGGTGGGGCCTGCAGAATTTGAGGTAATAGAACTTTTGTCCATCAAGGTGCTACttaatttatatgtattaATATCAAGTGTCAGGcacttaatttatatatgttaatatTAAGTGTCAAGCATCCTATATTTGGCTTGGAAGATGTAGTTTCACTTTCCTGACATGTTGTGAGGTCCATCTTGGAAGGTCGGGGGCTTGTCCTAGAAATTAAAGCACTAAAATTGCTGTGTAGGAAGCAATATGATTTGGG from Citrus sinensis cultivar Valencia sweet orange chromosome 9, DVS_A1.0, whole genome shotgun sequence carries:
- the LOC102609091 gene encoding probable cyclic nucleotide-gated ion channel 5, producing MFDCGYKSYYMDGQQEKFVRLDDLDSRLSSSSDTGVRRCGFNVEGLSRTGHASNTTSFKRGIRKGSEGLKSIGRSLRFGVSRAVFPEDLKVSEKKIFDPQDKLLLFCNKLFVISCILAVSVDPLFFYLPVINDSSKCLGIDRKLAITATTLRTIVDVFYLLHMALQFRTAFIAPSSRVFGRGELVIDPAQIAKRYMRRYFIIDFLAVLPLPQIVVWRFLLRSNGSDVLATKQALFFIVLFQYFPRFFRILPLTSELKRTAGVFAETAWAGAAYYLLLYMLASHVVGALWYLLALERNDTCWRKACSVTANCTKDFLYCGNQDMTGYAAWHDISNTTLESKCSADEDDPPFDFGIYSQALSSGIVSSKKFFSKYCYCLWWGLQNLSTLGQGLQTSTFPGEVIFSIALAIFGLILFALLIGNMQTYLQSLTIRLEEMRIKRRDSEQWMHHRLLPPDLRERVRRYDQYKWLETRGVDEENLVQSLPKDLRRDIKRHLCLALVRRVPLFENMDERLLDAICERLKPCLFTDSTYIVREGDPVDEMLFIIRGRLESVTTDGGRSGFFNRGFLKEGDFCGEELLTWALDPKSGVNLPSSTRTVRALKEVEAFALMAEELKFVASQFRRLHSRQVQHTFRFYSQQWRTWAACFIQAAWRRYSKRKKMEQTRKEEEEEEEASEGVQSSSTGGGSYSIGATFLATRFAANALRGVHRNRNAKSARELVKLQKPPEPDFTAEDAD